ATAGGTAGTAAACAAATGACAAGTTTCCATTGGCAGGAAGGCACCTGCAACATATACACATGACAAATGATTCACTCTAGATTCTATGAAATCTGTATATAAggcaataaattaaagaaaaagtctATAAGGAAGCAAGGGAAAATCATAATTGTGTATTTTGCAAGATAATATTTTGTATCATTAGAGATTATACTAGCTGTTCCAAGAGTCCAGTGTGGGTCTTCAAGTGGGTAAACGACATCTTCATGTGTTGATTCAGGGCACTGAGTTTAACCAACTCTTGGAGAATGCAGGTGATTTGTTTCCGGTCAATAGAAACACaggctttaaaattttttctaggATATACACACTCTCTTATACTTGGAGAATTTATCAGACATCTACACTTAGATTAGTAAAAATACTGCCTCTCAGTGACAACCTCACACTTGGAAATAATATCATAAAAATCTGATGacttctccatcaggaataacacaacagacccctttgtccctgtaggaccttgcccacaatgtgaatcaacaaaggtagagactgttccattctgCGAAGGGATGTTGGACAACagactctacctactacctgagcaagatgggtcccgaaattagtgcaactggaatgttcctagctgtgaccacagaatgcgagctcagacctacagggatacagaagttacataggctcctgtgctgaatatgcaccccagatcaaattgatggggtttacagttaacaatatttatatacttttcccataattgagagatactctcttccctgatccagctttctagtccttttcagctatgacaccatctcctcagacaataacctgggttcactggaatattagatgtcaggcgcaggcaaaatctagtaaagtcatgggccccttgaaatagatctaaaatagacctactagcttttttcaaaacgaagaccccaaatcttcatctgaatattcttgcctttaggttcaccattagtcaacaattagttctgctttatatctcaactttttttcaactaccaggttccagatgatactgtgatgccaacctggcttccatggccagacaaccccaccatgcgTCCTGGAGCCCCCATCCCTAGAGCCCTGACtcactaggaaaaaagagagacaggctgggagtttggatcgacctgccaatacccatgttcagcagggaagcaattacagaagtcagatcttccaccttctgcaccctacaatgatcctgagtccatactcccagaaggataaagaatagggaagctatcaagggaagggattggataaggagttctgggggtgggagctgtgtggtaatgtatccctcttaccctatagtcttgtaaatatttccattttatgaagaaatttttttttaaattttttaatttggtgACTGTCTAGTAATTTCTACCACAAATATGTCATAAGCATAGGGTAAAATACTTTAGCTTACAAATAATTAGGGAAATAGAAAGTAAAGCCACAGTGAGATAGAAAATCTATAGTATGTGTTTTGATAACAATTCAGTTATTTTATATTCACACAGTAAATAATAGTATTTAATTCTCATATGTTATAGCATTCTATTCATGCTAATTCACTCAAATTAAGGCATCTTATCAGTACCAAATGTATTTAAGTGATTAACTGAAGAAGTCAATAGCAAAAACTCCCAGGCTCTGGTAATGGAGACTTATTAatatcactggaaaaaataggctTTATTTCTGAGTCTTACTTTAGatttacagaaaaaaattgtACAGAAAATTTCTATAAACTTCTCCCCTACCCATTTCCTCTTTGTAGACATCTTGCTTCAATTGTAGTACCTTTGTTATGACTGAACTAATGCTGACATATTAAATGAAGTCTGTAGTTTACTTTAGAGTTTATTCCTTGTGTAATATAGAATTTTTGGCAAATGCACAGTGATATACACACACTGTTACAACACCACAGAAAATACTTAAATACTTGCACTGCCCTCCAATTGCCTTTTCTCTACCTATTCACCCTTCTCCACCACCAGTAATTGCATggtaaccattttctttttattctttccacAATTTGCTTACTCCAAAATATCATGTAATTGGGATCATTCGGTGTACAATCTttttacagtgtttttttttttttggtaggtacTACTACTATTAGAGAATAGTTTGACACAGCCAAGGAGATAGTTTAGTTGGTAGAACTTGAGATTCACAAACCTGACACTGAATCCTGATGTCGCATgtaactgagtggtgctcttgtctttttcttcctctccctcttccccccctttgtgtatgtgtgtgtctaatatgaaataaataaaaagaaaaatagaagtttATCAGTGAAAATTAAGTTCTATATGTGTATGCCTGCAATCCAGTAATTTTCCGTACATATAGTTTATAGGCTGTCATCCACATATGCGCTGGGTGATGTGCAAGTTTTATGAGTGGCATATTAGAAAACTTCTGAGAAAAACAAAATAGccttaaaaagtagaaaagataAGTGTATTTGGTCTCCCCACCAGAATATAGATAAATTTCACAAAGATAATAgtagacaacaaaaacaaaacctggaagaataaatatggtGTTGTTCTGTTTACATGGAATTCTAGTGCATGGGAAAAATGAAGGattaaaagaaaagttttaaGCTTTAAGTAAAATTAAAGGAATATTGAAAATATGAATAATAATGAGTACTTCCAAAAGTAGGGGAAGATACAATGAGGAGAAAACCAAGGAACTAAAATAATGTCAGTTTTATAGTATCTAATTATATTATATACTACtaaatagtattttatttactactaTTTACAGTGTGGTGATAtgtcatatacatacatattcttATATAGTATATGCTATGTATAATCTTTTGTTTGTGttatacattttaatttaaatagaATTATTAGCAAAAATTGGTAAAATATTGTTCTAGTTTGAGAAATAGGTAAGTGGTTTAAAGAACTTAGAGTTTGAACTTTCCATGCAATAGTTGGCATTCACCTCAACTGAATATTGTTAGTTTAATAAGATTCATTTAAAATGAATCTCTCTTAAAATGAAATACCTCTTTATACCAATTAATCAACATAAATGAAATAACagggcagtgttttttttttcacagaatcATTATATAACTATGaagttacttatttttgccttgaTTAGAGGCGGCTTCTCAACAAATAAATACCAATTGTACCATTATACATCATAATATAGGACACTGTATACTTGGGAACATGGATGCAATCCTCGTTTGTAATTCATAGATTAAAATATACTAAAGTCTTGCCTGGgttcgtttcttttttttatttataaaaaagaaacactgacaaaaccatagggtaagaggggtacaactccacacaattcccaccaccagaactccggatcccatcccctcccttgatgactttcctattctttaaccctctgggggtatggacccaaggtcattgtgggttgcagaaggtggaaggtctggcttctgtaattccttccccgctgaaaatgggtgttaacaggtcgatctatactcccagcctgcctctcgctttttctagtggggtagggttctggggaatcaaagctccaggacacattggtggggttgtctgtccagggaagtctggttggcatcatgctagcatctggaacctggtggctgaaaagaaagttaacatacaaagccaaacaaattgttaattaatcatgaacctaaaggctggactattgcagatgaagagttggggggggtcttcattttgtaggtagctagtaggcctattttaattatattccaaagggcttgtgactatattagtttttttaaatttttattcttgaCATTCTTACTAACCATTCTGTTGCCACATGTCTTGAGAGGTAGAACATCTTAACAGAATTGAGTGATCACTtatcatcacatttttaaaatttttttaaagattttatttatttgaaagataggagagagataaagaaccagacatcactcttgtacatgtgcttccagggattgaactcaggacctcatgcttgagagtccaatgctttatccactgtgccacctcctggaccactcatcaTCACATCTTCAGTTGGAAAGTGACTTGTAAACTTCTCTCACTACTATGCCCCATGCTGAAATGACAGAATCACAAGTCTGAGTTTTCCACCAGTGGGTTATCCTGCCAGGACCATTTTCCCAGACTTTTTAAAGAAAGCCATCACAACTGAATTTATGACCTGACCCCCTCAAACTCATGAATAAAGTAGCATGATATGCTTATCATGTTACTGTCTGTATACCAACATAACAAAGGAACAATATTTGTATGGTTGAAAGCAATAGAAACCAGTGGAGTAAATCAGAAGAATTTTTGATTAATGTCATTCACAaaatttttcaaatataaattggataacacaaacaaaataaataaaaattaaaaaaaataaaacacttcctctccactattccaagctttgcgtccatgattgctcaacaatttgtttggctttgtatgtcaactctcttttcagccaccaggttccagatgccatcaggatgctggccaggcttacctggactgaagaccccaccaatggtcctggagctctgcttccccagagacccaccctactagggaaagagagaggcagactgggagtatggactgaccagtcaactcccatgttcagcggggaagcaattacagaagccagaccttccaccttctgcaacccacaatgactctgggtccatgctcccagagggatagagaatgggaaagctatcaggggaggggatgggatatggatattgggtggtgggaattgtgtggagttgtacccctcctaccctatggttttgataatttatcctttcttaaataaaaaataaatttaaaaaatatatataaattggaTAATACAAGTAAAATTATTaaagtataaaataatatttttgctCAGTTGATATGAAAAATTGTGTGATGTATAGGTGCtgaacaactataataactaaataaattatctaataaattaaataaatttaaataattaataaataaaataataaataataaaattaataaataagttgtAAAAATGATTTCTAATTGATGAAATTAAAAGAAGTATAATAACTAAGAAACTGAAACCATGGCATTATAAAAACGTGTTTACAGAACAGGGGTTATCACATAAAAAGAAAgagttggtttattttttttagaaaggacTTTTGTACAGGCATGTTTTAAGTAAACCGTTTCCATGGTTTATTCTAAAATAAAGAAAGCTAACCAGAGAGAAAACCATATTCAAGTAAAATAGTGAAAAAGGCCACatcaaaattagtgaagtcataggtcccttggaatatacctaaaatagatctactagccttttccaaaatggagagctcATCTGCTGAATTCTTGCCTGTAGGTTtctgtttactaaacaatttgttctgctttatatcttaatgttttttcagtcaccacgtggcagatgctaccatgatgccatcatgACTATCCTAGGcaaacaatctcaccaatgtgtcctggtggggacctctccaaagccctgcaccagtagggaaagatagaaacaggctagaggtatggatcaacctgtcaatgcccaagtccagcggggaagccattagaAAAGTCAGACCACCCACCAACTATACCccgtaatgatcttgggtccaaagtcccagaggtataaagaatatgaaaacttcagggaggggatgggacacagaactcaggtgatgggaattgtattcctcttatgcaacagacttgtcaatcattattaaatcaataataaaaaaagaaacaatattcaGGGAGAAAATAATATATTACATGCACAGGATAAAGCACATCTTATATTTAATACACAGATAAACAACATTCATCTTTGTTGTGACcacaacaggagtttgggactattagcatacaaatgacatcagcctgaggcggGACACACAGAGAATGGGATGTATAAAAGCACGGGACTTGGAGCAGctggctctctttggctgctgcttcttctggtcagaagcatctcagctgaggtgctccaggtatccgccatggctacttctcctgggaatgagcacgtgtgactctgctagctagtaaacttttagactcctctacagccatgaacaaGCTATACCTCAGccgataattgtttatcttatggaactaaacttttgacaactatattcagactttatggacctagtgtacacttaacccctgatgataattgcttattttgccttttacctgtttcaccctaataagccTTGTATTGTTCAAACCCGTTCCCAaatccccactgtgaatccttttatgagTCGAAGCCCTAAAGCTAAGCCCGCTTTTAAGTTACAATGCATCTTTTAAGTTACAATACATCTTGTTGAAAATCTCCCTTTACACAGTACATTTCCCAGAGCTCCTTTCATATCCTGATTCCTCAGACTATAGATAAAGGGATTTAGCATGGGAGTGACCAAAGTGTATAATAAGGCCACAATGACATTCTTGTTATTGGAATTATTGGATGAAGGGAAAAAGTACAGTCCAATAATGGATCCATAGTacaaagaaaccacagtgaggtGAGAGCCACATGTGGACAAGGCTTTCAAGATTCCCTTGAAGGAGAGGACCCTCAGAATAGAGGCACCAATGTGACCATAAGAGACCAAGATGCAGATGAAGGGCACAGTAATGACCACCACACCTGCAGTGAAAATAAGCAACTCATTGACTGTGGTATCTGAGCTGGACAGCTTAAGTAAGGTAGAAAGGTCACAAAAGAAATGGGGAACAATGTTGTCTCCATAGAAAGAGAGACGGGCCAAGAAGAGAGTGTGCAAAAGTGCAACTGCAGCAGAAAAAACCCAGGACACAGTTACTAGCAGGAAACAGAGGCTCTGATTCATGATGGTGGTGTAGTGAAGAGGCTGACAAATAGCCACATACCTGTCATAAGCCATGGAGGTAAGAAGGAGGCTGTCAAAATcaccaaacaataaaaaaaaatacacctggGAAATGCACCCAGCATATGAGATGGATTGACTCTGTGTCTGCATGTTGAAGAGCATCTTTGGGGCTGTGACTGATGAGAATGAGATGTCAGTGAGGGCTAAGTGgctgaggaagaagtacatgggggtgtggagACGAGAGTCCAGCCGGATGAGCAGGATGATGAGCAGGTTCCCCAGCACTGTGGTCAAGTACAAGATCAGGAACAGAATATAATAGATCCCTGGCTTCTCTGTCCACATTGGCAGTCCCAGCAGGAGAAACTTAGACACATCGCTCTGATTTTCCCTTCTAGTGGCCTTTTCTTTAGTTAGAGATAAAAATGATAATGTAAAAGTAAGATAAATCATTTTGACTTGCACATTCCAAAAcacgcttaattttttttttgtctcatctATTTTTTGACTTTAACTTGATAATTTATGTTTTGCCCAATTTTTGGGGGGGTTGGCAATTGTTTGTCATCAGAATATTATGTATCCACTTAGAAATAGTACATCTCTGGGAAATCTTAAAATATCGGTATGATGATAGGATCAGACAAGGTGCTTGTGACAGAAGTCTGAATTAGGAAACTAGGTTACAATAATATATCAAGACTAGCTATGGAACTATTAGAATCCCCCGCAGATTGGCCAATTGGCCCCTCTTTACCCTTACATTCCCTCTCACACATATACTAACTTTTGCTTTATTTCATTGATATAAATCAGCCCACAGAAAACATTGGATCATCCAGAAATCAGGACTAGCAGACTTGGTGGAAATAGCTTGTGCAAATACTTAATGTAAGGCCCTTTAAAAACAAGAATCTTTGTTAATATTATTAAAGATCTAATGACATATTTTTAACATAGGCACCAATTCATCCTTTAAATTAATTCCTTCTTAGTCCTCAACATTTTCAGTTAATTATTTGTAAAAGAATTTTCATAAAATATGGGAAGTAGGGAGTCTGTGTCTTTTCTGATTTCCACTATGTGCTCATTTTTAGATGGATCACTTTTATTGAAGTTCTCAGAACACTGATATTTTAAGTTACATCAACAATTGGCAAGAAAACTATTTTCAAATGTTTTTCCAGTATTACCAAATTATCGTCTCCTTTCCAGAGCCCTTTGATGAGTTTTTATGTTACTGATTTATACCTAGTACCTGTATATGTTCTAAAGGTTCTAACTGGTAACACTACTAATAtgcctttctatttttacttcaGAGCTATTTGTCATATATCTGGCCACAGATATATTTTTGTGAATACAGATATATTTTTGTGAATACTCACGAAAGGGAGAGTGTTATGCTCTGCCTACAATAGAAAGACTTACTCTACCTACAGTTATTTCTCTTTGATAGATTTAATATTGTGGCTCACTATAAGATatttatcttgttttttaacctagaaaaatacatcatgtatGAATGAGGGTATCTGAACAACGTCTATATTTTATAGTTAATCACACTAAAAGTTACGTTATTATTTGCTAGTCATCACCATCTTAATTTAATGGTATAATGATACTACTAACTAGCTG
The sequence above is drawn from the Erinaceus europaeus chromosome 10, mEriEur2.1, whole genome shotgun sequence genome and encodes:
- the LOC107522143 gene encoding olfactory receptor 1J21-like gives rise to the protein MIYLTFTLSFLSLTKEKATRRENQSDVSKFLLLGLPMWTEKPGIYYILFLILYLTTVLGNLLIILLIRLDSRLHTPMYFFLSHLALTDISFSSVTAPKMLFNMQTQSQSISYAGCISQVYFFLLFGDFDSLLLTSMAYDRYVAICQPLHYTTIMNQSLCFLLVTVSWVFSAAVALLHTLFLARLSFYGDNIVPHFFCDLSTLLKLSSSDTTVNELLIFTAGVVVITVPFICILVSYGHIGASILRVLSFKGILKALSTCGSHLTVVSLYYGSIIGLYFFPSSNNSNNKNVIVALLYTLVTPMLNPFIYSLRNQDMKGALGNVLCKGRFSTRCIVT